The sequence AAAGTGTCGAGGGTTTGGCAGATACGAAAGGCGAAGACGACCGCATTCCTGCGCGCCGCATGTTCCCGGTACACCCTCTGCCGTCATGGACGGAGAGGGGCCATGGGCAGGGCGCGTGAAGCCCTCTTAGAAACCGTAGGCCGAGGTCGCGGATTTCTCGCCCGCGTCGGCGTCCACCTCGACCTTGACGTACACGGTGCCGCCATCGAACGACGACGGCCAGGTGGCGACGAGCGCGTCGTCGAATGCGTCGGCGATGGACTTGTACATGCCTTCCATCTGGCCGGTGTTCTGGAAGGTCCAGAACAAGCCGCCGGTTTCCTCGGAAACCTTGTACAGATATTTCAAGCCGTCACTGTCGGGGTTTTCGGAAAAGCCGAGCGAGAAGATCGGCACGCCGGCCTTCACCGCGTCGTCGATGAGTTCGCTCGCCTTGGTGTCGCTCATGTTGTCCTCGCCATCGGAGGTGACGACGACGCACTTGGGCGCGCGCTCGTCCTCGGCGAGGTCGACGCCTTTTTTCGCCGCGTCCCAAACCGCGGTACCGAGTTGGAAACCGTCGAGGTCGTTGCTCTTCACCGCGTCCTCGATCACGCCCTTGTCGTCGGTGAATTCCTGCATGATCTTCACCCGATTGGCGAACTTGATGATCGCCATGCGGTCGCCCGTCATCAGGTATTCCGAAAACGCCACCACCGCGTCCTCGGCGTCGTTTTGCTGCTCCTGGCTCATGCTGCCCGAGTAGTCCATCGCGACCGCCGCCGAGATCGGGATCTGAGCGCTCTCGCGACGCTGCGTGGTGAATTCGACCTCGACCCACTCCTTGCGGTCCTTCGACTCGAAGATGCGGATCTCGTCTTCCCGCAGCTTCACCGCGTCGCCGTTTTCATCGATCGCCGTAACGCCCGCGCGCACCGCGCCGGGCGCGCCCTGGCCATCCACGCTGATCGAAACCTGAAACGAGCTGAGATCGACGTCGCTGATGTCGATGTCGTTCGCATCGGTCCCGCACGCGGCGAGCGCGCACGCCGCACCGACCGCGCACCACAGCGCGACCTTCCGGTAAACCGCCGTCCTCATGATTCCCTCCGAAATTCGATTCGAACCATCATGCGGAGCCGCCGGAAAAACGGCGGACGGACATCCAATTCAACGGGAGGGATCAAGCCACAATTTAGCGGCCCTCACCCCCGACCCCTCTCCCGCCCGGCGGGAGAGAGGAGGCGAGCGCAGCGAGCCGGGGTGAGGGTCCCCCTCACCACTTCCAGTGCCCGTTGGGCCGCAACCCCATCGCGACGAGTCGCGGTCCGAAAACCGGGCCGACCTTGACGACGGAGAGCGACGCGTTGTGCACGTCGAAGCGATAGAAGTGGTCGGACACGTCCATGTCGAGCAGCAGGCACAGCGCCATGCGCAGTGTGCCGCCGTGCGCGACGCACAGCACGCTGCCGCCCGGGTGCGCGGGGAGCATGACATCCCAAATCGCGCGGCGCACGCGGTCGACGAACACGGCGACGGTCTCGCCATCGGGGGCCTTGGCGTTCATCGTGTCGGTGCGGAACTTCATGAAGGCGTCGCGGTTCTGGCGCATCACCTCGCGATAATCCTCGCCCTCCCAGTCGCCGTAGTCCTGTTCGCACAATTCGGGAAGCTGCGTCGCGACGAGGCCGTCATGGTGATCCGTGATGGCCTTCGCGGTGTCGATCGCGCGCGAGAGCGTACTGGTGAAGGCGGCGTCGAAATGAAACGGGGCGAGTTCGGTGCCGAGCGCAGCGGCCTGCTCGCGGCCAAGCGGCGTGAGCGGGCTCTCGCAGCGCCCGCAGATGATCTCGCGCAAATTCGCCTCGGTCTGGCCATGACGCACGAGGTAGAGCGTGGTTTCCTGGGGGGCTTCGGTCATCGTTTTCTCCATCCGGGGAGAGGCGGGCGGAACTTAGCACCGGCGCGTCGCGCGGACAACATCGCGCTCGGGCGGGTGCGAGAGCGCGATGAATCGCGCCCCTACGAGTCGCGCACGCGGAACCATGTATCGCGCCCCTACGAGTCGCGCACGTGGTCAGCGGATGAACGACCCCTTGCCCGCGCCGATGCCGACGCGCACGTAGGGGCCGATGAATCGGTCGGTGACCGAGCGCGCGAGCTCGCCGTGCTTGATCTGCCAGAAGTAGGTGATGATCTCGCCCTGATAGCCCGCGTGCAGGAAGATCGGCATCGTCACGGCTTTGCCGTAACTGGGTTCGCGCACGGTCCACTTGGGCGTCGCGAACCACTCGATGCCGAGGCCGACATCGGCGGGGATGCCCTCTTTTGCTCCGGCGAAATCGGGGAAGCGCGGCTTGAGCCGGTCGTCGCCGTTCACCGTGAAGTTCGTGTACGACCATCCCGCGCCGACGTAGGGGTAGAGCGTGAAGCGCGTGTGGACAAGGTCCACGCCCGCGTGAAAGAGCAGATTCAGGTTCGAGATCGTCGCCCCGGTGCCGGGGCCGTCGCGCCACTCGCGCGCGTATTGCACGGTGAGGTCGCCGATGAATCGCCGTCTGGCGAGGCCGAGTCGCCCGCCGAGGACCGGCGTGGCGCGACCGAGGTAGCCGCGCTCCTCGCGGTTGCCGAAGCGCTCGATGTCGCCGCCATCGGTGTAGTTGTTCACATCGGATCGGTCGAGGAAATGCACCGCGCCGAAGCCCTCGACGAACCACATTTCCTGAACGCGCCACGGCCCGGCGAACGCCGGCGCGTCGGCGCACAGCCAGATCCCGACGCATGCGGCGGCGACGAAGACGATCCGACGAACGGAGAAAATCACTCGGCTCACGCGGGCAACATAGCACACGCCCCGAGGCCGCGTCACCGGCGGGAGGGTCGGCGTTGACGCCAAAGAGACGGGAGCGGACAATACGTCGGATCGAGGAGGCAATCCCATGCGTCTGCGAGTGATCCTGGAACCATCTGACGAAGGCGGATTCACCGTGCACGTGCCCGCACTTCCGGGGTGCGTGAGCGAGGGCGATACGGAAGACGACGCGATGGCCAATATCCGTGAGGCGATCGAATTGTATCTTGAGGATGTGCCGGCAGAACATTCGCTGACCGGAAAGTCCGTTCTCGTCCGCGAGATCGCGGTGTGAGCAAAGTTCCTTCGCTGTCGTATCCGGTGGTCCTGTCCGCGCTGGGAAGGGCGGGCTTCTCTGTGGTTCGTCAGAAGGGGAGTCACATCCGCCTGGAGAGATTCACTCCGGATGGGGTCATCAAAGTCACCGTTCCGGCGCACCGGCCAATCAAGAGATCTACTCTGCAGCACGTCATCAAGGCATCGGGGCTGACGCTGGAAGAGTTCCTCGATCTGCTCTGAAGGTACCCGATTCGAGCGTTCTCAGCCGCCACGAGATCCACATCACCGATAATCGAGTGCGTTCGTCGCGAGCAGATCGTCGAGCACGGGCTTGGCGCGGTCGGCGGTGGGGCCGAGCGGGTTGGTGAAGATCGCACGCAGTGCCGCGTCGTAGCTGCGCGTCTTCGCCGCTTCGACGGTGAGTTCCTCGTAAGCCTTGGCCCGCTGAATGAGCGCGCGAACGCTCGGCTCCAGCGGTGCGACATGCCGGGGCGTCGCGCCGTCCTTGCCGATGCGCGCCGTGATCTCGACGACGCTCGTCGCGGGAAGGTCGGGGATCGCGCCGCGGTTCTGCGTGTTGACGACCATCTCGTCGCCGGTGTCGTTCGCGATCGCCTCGATCAGTTGCACGGCGATCTTGGAGTAGTACGCGCCGCCGCGCTCGTCGAGCTCGGGCGGCTTGGTTACCTGCTTCGGATCGGCGTATTTGGCGAGTAACTTGTTCTCGATATCGATCACCTCTTCGGCCCGCGTCTTCGGTTTCGCCTGAAGCTGCGCCAGCACGCGCTCGGTGTTGTAGTAGTAGCGGTTGTAATAGAGCGGCACCGCGCCGAGCGCGCGGATGAGTTCCGGCTTGTAGTCCACGTCGGGGATGTTCGCCGGGCCCTGATCGCTCGCCAGGAACTCGAGCACGCGCGCGGTGATGTCCTCGCCCTTGATCGCCACGCGGCGAATCCACCCCAGGTGGTTGAGGCCGACGAACTCCATGTCGATTTCGGATTCGTCCACGCCGAAGAACTTCGCCACGGTCATCTTCATGTCGATCGGCACGTTGCAAAGCCCGATCGCGCGCTTCACCGGCGTGTGGTTCAGGATGCCCTCGGTGACGAGGCCGGACGGGTTCGTGAAGTTGAGCAGCCAAGCGCCCGGCGCGAGGCGGTCCATTTCATCGCAAATGTCGAAGATCACGGGAAGCGTGCGCAGCGCCTTGGCCATGCCGCCGATACCCGTCGTCTCCTGCCCGATCAGGCTGTGGCGCAGGCCGAGCAATTCGTCCTGGTGCCGCGCCTGCTGGTGCCCGACGCGAAACTGCGTGAGCACGAACGACGCCCCGTCGAGCGCTTCGGCGCGCTTTGCCGTCAGGACGACGCGAAACGGAGCGGCCGCGTGAGTGACCATGCGTTTGGCGAATTCGCCGACGATCGCGAGGCGTTCGGGGTCGTTGTCCATCAGCACGACCTCGGCGAGGCCGATCGCCCCCGCGCGACCGATGAGGCCCTCGATGAGCTCGGGTGTGTAGGTGCTTCCGCCGCCGATGATGCCGATTTTCACAGGTCGCCCCCTTGTCCGTTCGCGCCATGTATCTTAGTCGCGGGTCCGGGCGGCGTCCACGCGTTTTGCCGCGCGGCGCTTGCGTACGTGCGGGATATGGTGGCAAATAAACGTCCCTCCTGGGGACGATGGCATGATTGTGGGCAGATTTCCGAATTTGGGTGCGGTGGGGATCGTGGCATTGCTCGGCGCGTTCGTTTGCGCCCTTGCGGCCTGCGAGAAGGAATCGGACTTCAAGGAACCGTGGGGGTTGCCGGCCGAGCCGCAACGCATCTGCCCCACGACCTTCACTTCCGGCGATGACGGAACGTGGTCGCTCGTCAGCGATTCCTGCGGCAGCGGCATCGGCGCGGCGCGCGTGCGCGTTGGGTACGAGTACGACGGCGTGGCGTACTTCACGGGGTCCGACCAGTATCCCGAGTTCAACGAAACTGAAAACGTGGACGGCGGCGTGACATGGAGCCTCGCCGGACACGAGACCGCACCGGACCTCGAAGTGACCTTCACGCACGAGGGCGAACGCGGCGCGCTCACGGTCGCGGTCGCTCTTCGCGCTTCCGATCACGCCGCGCGCGTGACGAGCGTCGAGCCCATGCGCCTCGACGGCGCGAACGGAGTTCGCCTCCCGGGCCTCGCGGGCGGGCTGCACTTCCTGCACAACGGATACGATTCGTGGGCCTACACGGCGGTCGAGCGCCTGTCCGCGGCGGACGGCGACCCCCGACGCGAGGGATCGCTCGCGGTCCCCGCCGCCAACGACCGCGAGTGGTGGGACGTGCGCAAGGGCGTCGGCTGGTGGATGGCCGCGGGCCGGGTGCCCACGTCGAATCTCGGATTCGTCATGGGGGTTCTGTCGGCGAAGGTGCTCAAGACCTATTTCGTTGCCGATGTGCCGGATTCGACGGACGATCGCGTTGCGTTCGATGTGGTGATGGGCACGCCGGGCGACATCCTGCTGATTCCCGCGGGCACGACGCGCGACCTCGATCCGCTTTATCTTCAGCTGACGGGCGACATGCCCGCCGCGCTCGACGACTATGGCCGCGCCGCCGCCGTGGTGACGCCGCCGCTCGAATGGGCGGGCGAGCGACCACGCGGATGGGCGACGTGGTACGACCTGTTCACCGACGTCACGCCGCAGGACGTGCTCGACCACGTCGACTTCCTGTCGCAACCGGAGTATCAGGCGCTCGGTTACAACGTCGTGCAGATCGACGACGGCTACGAGCAGAGCTTCGGCGACTGGGACGAGAACGAGAAATTCGCGTCGATCGGCATGGACGGACTCGCGGAGGCGATTCGCGACGCGGGGCTCGTCGCCGGCATCTGGATCGCGCCGATCGTGGTGAATACGCAAAGCGAGCTCGTCGCCGATCACCCGATGTGGTTTTTGCGCGACGAACACGGCGAACTGCTGCTCTTCTCAGACCCCTTCATCGGCGAGCATGCGATCCTCGACGTGACGCATCCCGACGCCGCCGAGCACCTGCGTTCGGTGATCCGTCGTTTCACGGACGCGGGTTACACGTATCTCAAGCTCGATTTTCTGTTCCCCGCGGCCTACGAGGCGGTGCGCAGCGACCCGAGTGTGACGAGTCTCGAAGCGTATGCCCTCGCATGCGACATCATGCGCCACGCCGCGGGCGACGACGTGTTTCTGCTGGCGTCGGGCGAGCCTCTGCTGCCGTCGGCGGGCAAGTTCCACGCGGCGCGCACGAGCGATGACATCGTGCTCTCGACCTTCGACACCACGAGCTATCGCATGTCGGGCGTGATCGCGCGGTACAACTCGGCACGCTTCTGGACCGAGCACCTGTTCAGTCCCGACGCCGACAACCTGTGCGTGCGGCCGGGCATGAGCGTGGACGAAGCGTTTGCCACGGCGGTGTCGAACCTGCTCGGCGGGCAGAACCTTTTCCTTGGCGACGACCTGCGCGCGCTCGATCCAGAGCGCGAGGCGATGGTGCTGGACGGTGACTTGATCGGCCTCGCGGACGAGCCGGGACCGACGCTGCCGCTCGATTTGTTCGACGAGGCGATGGACGCGCCGAGTTACTTCCTTCCGCAGGATTGGGTCGTACGCAACAGCCGCACGCCCGCCGTGTGGGTGCGAGGCGACGTGATGGCCGTCGTCAACTTTTCATCCGCGTCGCTGGCCCGACGAGTGCTCGCGACGGATCTGGGTTTCGACACGGCCGATCGGGTGCGTCTGACGAATCTGGAAACGGGCGAGACGATCGAGGATCAAAACGCCGTGGGTGTGTCGGTGCCGGGACGGCGCGCGATGCTGTTCCGGTTCGAGCGCGCACCATGACGGCGGGGTCGCGAAGCTGATGGAGAACCTGTCGTCCCGGATTCGCGTGGAAGCCGGCGCGGCGGGCGTGAGCCTGCGCGGCGCGGGAAGCATGTCCGCGGCGATCACGCAGGCGAGTTGCGGATTCGAAATCGCCGGCAAGGGCCGGGCGAAGGCGCCCGTCATCGTCGCGCGATTCCCCGAGGTCTGGGATATCGACGGCGGGATGGAACTGCGCGCGCTGGTTCCGCAGCAATCCGGCGGCGCGATCCGGCTGCGCTGGCGTTTTCGCGAGCGCGGCGGCGGCGTGTCCGTCACGCTCGTGTTGACCAACGATACCGCAACCACCATTCGACTCGCGCGCCTCATCCCATTCTCTTGCGATGCGGCGGGCGGCGGTTCGCTCGAAGTGGGTCAGATCGCCAACTGGTCGTTCTTCCGCATGGGCTGGCAGTCGTGGTCGGCGACGCGCTCGTACCGCATGTTTGAAGCCCCCGCGCGTCCGCGACTGACGTTTCTGCGCGAAATGGAGGAGAACCCGGCGAATCCGACCAGCGGAGAGCCGGGGGAATACGTCTCCGAGCAGATGGCGATGCTGGCAGATGTCACGTCGCACGCTTCCGTGGCCATCGGGTTTCTCGGGGCCAAGGCGGGTTTCGGAGACATCCGGCTGCGCATCGAGCCCGGCGGACCGCGGTTCGCGCAACTGGTTGCGTCGTACCACCGCGACGGCGTCGAGTGCGAACCCGGCGGCGTGGTCGAATCCGAGCCGCTGTGGATCGCGATCTCGCAGACGCCCGATCTCGCCGCGCGGCAATGGGCGCTCGAGTCGGGTACGCATCTCGAAGCGCGCGTGCCGCCGTCGTCGCCGGTGGGCTGGTGCTCCTGGTATCACTACTTCACAAAGATCGACGAAGTCGAAATGGAGCGGAACCTGCGCCTCGTCCGCGACGCGCGCAAGTGGATTCCCTTCACGCTCATGCAGCTCGACGACGGATGGCAGCGCGAGGTCGGCGACTGGCTCGAGGTCAACGACAAGTTCCCGTCGGGCATTGCGCCGCTGATGAAACAGATCGACGACGCCGCGCTGACGCCCGGCCTCTGGATCGCTCCGTTTCTCGCACGCCCCGGTTCCAAGCTCTTCCGCCGGCATCGCGACTGGTTCATCAAGGACACTCGCGGCCGACCGCGCAGCGCGGGGTGGAACCCGATGTGGGGCGGGCGCGTGTACGCCCTCGATCCCACGCATCCCGACGTGCAGGACTGGCTCGTGCGCGTGTTCCGGACCATCCGGCGCGAGTGGGGCGCGAGGTTCATCAAGATCGACTTCTGCTACGCGGCGGCGCTGCCCGGGGTGCGTCACGATCCGCGCTCGACGCGCGCATCGGCGCTGCGCCTCGGTCTCGAGACGATTCGCGAGGCCGTCGGCGACGACACGTTCATCCTCGGATGCGGCTGCCCGCTTCAGACCGCCGTGGGGATCGTCGACGCGATGCGTATCGGCTGCGACGTGACTCCCGCCTGGGCCAATCGGCGGTTGCGCCGCGCGGCCCGCGACGAGAATCTGCTGTCCAGCGAACACGCCCTGCGCAACGTGCTCACGCGTTCGTTCCTGCACGGCGCCTGGTGGGTGAACGACCCCGACTGTCTCATGATCCGCCGCGAAAAAAGCGCACTCACCGACGACGAGGTGCGCGCGATGGCATCGGTGTACGCGATCAGCGGCGGCATGCTGCTCGTCTCCGACGACATGAGCCTGCTCGAACCCGATCGCATCGAACTGGCGTCGGCGGCCGCGGATCTTCGCACGCCCGGTTGCCGTGTGCCCGAACTCATGTCGTCCGCGTTCCCCGAGACTGCGGTGGCGGAGCTGCCCTTCGGGTACCTCATGCTGGTGGCGAACTGGTCGGACGACCCGGTTCACAAGCGCGTCAATCTCGCCGCGTTCATCCCGTCTTTTGCCCTCGCCGCCGCCCGCACCGCCACGGAGGTCTGGTCGCGTCAGACACTCCACATCCGGGGCGGCGAGGTGGATCTCGGCGTGCTCCCGCCGCACGCGGCGCGACTGATCTTTGTCGATCTGCCGATGGCGATCTGACGCACGCCCGGTCCGCAAAGCCTTTTTTTCGTTGACACGCTCCGGGCCGGGTTTATCATCGAATCGTAGAAATTCGCGGCTCGCGGCGCTTTTTTTTGAGGCGCCGGCGACCGCTCGGGAGAGGAAAATGTCGGCGCGAAGCGCGTTGGCGAGGTTCGTGGCCATGGCGGCGCTGGTGACGGCGCTGCTGTACGGATGCGCGAAAACCGGACCGGACGCGGAGTTGAACTCCGCGACGCCGGGGTTGCCGAACTGGGTGCACCGCGACTCCGCCGACTGCGCGGCCTGCCACCCCGGCATCGTCACCGAGTGGCGTCAGTCCATGCACGCGCACTCCACCGCCGACAAAAATCCGCTCTACAAAATGATGGTCGGCCAGGCGATCGAAAAACTTGGCCCGCAGGCCCAGGCGACTTGCGTCCGGTGCCACTACCCCGAATGGAAGGACGCCGCCGTCGCGGCCGAAATCCCCGTCGAGGGCGTGTCGTGCGTGGTCTGCCATCGCATCCACCCCGAGCATCCGAAAAAGTCGCTCGACACCGGCGCGCTCGGTGCGTTCGCCCGCTCGAAGGAGGGCATGACCGGCGCACAGGGGCTGTGCCTCGCCTGCCATTCGGATCTTGCGACGCCCGACGGTCGGCAGATCTGCACCACCGGGACGGAAAACGCCGCGTCGGCGCAGTCGTGCGCCGATTGCCACATGCCTCTCGTCAAGGGACAGCCGGCGCTCGGCAGCAAGAGCACGGTCCACCGGCGACACACGTTCCCGGGCGGTTACTCGCCCGACTTCGTCAAGGGCTCGGCGTCGCTGGCGATCCGTACCGACGACGTGGCGGACGAGCTCACCGTGGTGCTCGAAGTGAAACGCATGTTCAGCGGACACGACCTGCCCACGGGCAACCCGATGCGCCACGTGGTGCTGCGCGTCGAGGCGTACGACGAAAACGAAGAGGTCATCTGGTCGAACATCGCCGACAACCCGCACGAGGACGACCCCGGCGCGGTGTTTCAGCGCACATTCGCGGACGCCGAGGGGCATCGCCCGGTGCCGCCATTCGCCTCGTCCGGTCCGCCGACCGACACGCGGCTGCGCGCGGGGGAAACCCGCGAGTTGCGTTACGCGGTGCCCACCGAAACGCAGGTCGTGCGCGCGTGGCTGGAGTACCGGCTGGGACCCGAGGCGTTGCTCACCGCGGCGGGCATGTCCGAGGAGCGCGCCGCGCCCGAGGTTATCACGAAGACCGAGATCGATCTGGGTGAAGAAGCGGTCGCGGACGAGGACGACACGCCCTAGGCGGCGTCAGGGCACGGATTCGTCGCGCCCGGTCGGAGCACTTCGCGGCTTCCACACCCGGTCGACCGCCATCGCCGCGATCGTCCCGGCGACGATGCCCACGCACCAGCCGCCGAGGACATCGAGCGGGTAGTGCACGCCGACGTACGCGCGGGTGTATCCCACGAACACGGCGAGCGCCGCGAGCGGCCACGCGAAACGCCGCGCGAGCAGGGCGACGGCGGTCGCCGCCGCGGCGAGATTCGCCGCGTGATTGCTGGGAAATCCGAACCCGGACTTCTTGCCGACGAGCAGGCGCACGCCATCGAGCGCGATGGATGGGCGCGGACGTTCGATCCATGGTTTGAGGATCTGAGCCGCGAACAGATCGGCCAGCGCCACGGCGGCGAGCGCCGCGAACACCGCGCGCCGTCCGTCCGCGCCGCCCTTTCGCCAGATCCACGCCGCCAGCGCGACGGCGGGCGCGACGGCAACCCACGACGGCTGGAACGCGGGAGCGATCCAGTCCATGACGGCGCAGGTCCAGCGGCCGTTCACCAGTCGAAAGAGCGAGAGATCCCAGGCGGGGGTGTGCGTCATCGGCTAAACCCGGGGCGAGGCCAGCGTCTCGCCGCGCGCGAAAAAAAAGCCCCTGCCGAAGCAGGGGCTTTTCCGATTTGCGCTCGAACTACTTGTTGAGCTTCTTGTCGGCCTTGCCCTTCTCGAGCTTGATGGTCTTCTTCTCGAGCTTCTTGTCCTCGGCGCCTTCCTTGATCTCCGGCTGGATTTCCTTCTTCTCCGGAGTCGGCGTCGGCTCGGGGGTCGCCTTCTTGGGCGTCGGAGCCGGGGTCGGCGGAGGAGGCGGCTCTTCCTTGGAGCAGGCCAGAATGCCCATGCTCATGGACAGGCAGAACGCCATCGCGGTCAGGATGACCAGAAACTTCTTCATGGAAACCTCCCTTCGGATTCCGTTTGTTCGACGGTCCGTAAAACAATTCCCCGAAAGTCCAAATCCCAAAGTTCGTACGCGAACGACGGTTTTCGAATCCCGGCGCGCGCAGTTGGAAACACGCGGAACGTAGTAGATTTGCCGGGGGGTGTCAATCATTTTCACCGTTTTTGCCTCGCAGGGGCTCAAAGCGACCGCGAATAACGCCCTGAATTCGGCGCTTTGCCGAAAACGCCGACCGCATTAGACTCGTTGCGCGCCGCGGGCACGCGGCGTTTTTCGGAGACGCACATGCCGATGAAATCCTGGGGCGGGCTTTGGGCGATCGCGGCGCTGGCGATGCTGTTCGCGGGCTGCGGTGACGATGACGACGATTCGTCCGGCGACGATGACGCGAACGACGACGATTCCGTCGATGACGATTCGAGCGACGACGACGCGGGCGACGACGACACGTGGCCGCCGCTTCCCGATGACGACGCGGACGACGACGCCGACATTCCGCCCAGCCTCGCGTCTCGCCCGGAATTGCTCGAATGGTCCGCGTGGTTCGAGGATGTCGATCACGCGAACGAGCCGCGCCCGCGCATGATCGGCGGATTCGGCATCGGCAACGGCCGTTGTTTCACCATGACCGCGGGCAAGCTGCCGCTCACCGCGTGGTTCAACACGCTCGGCCCCGACTATCAAAAAAATCTGCGTTTCTTTTCCGAGAAAACGCTCGACCTGTACCGTTTCGGTGAGCGCTTGGCGTGGGACCGCGAGCGCGCCTATCGCATTCGCGGCACGGGCGTCACCGTGATTCGCCAGGACGCGGGCGACATCAGCCTGTGGACGATCGACTTCGCGCCCGAGGGCGATGACGTGGACGGCACGGCCGCGACGAGCGCGCTCGGCCGCATCGTCGTCGCGCACAACCGCGGCGACGCGCCCGCGGACGGCCTGTCGGTCGCGCTCGGCACTGTGTGGGGCCACGTGAACGAGGGTCTGAT is a genomic window of Deltaproteobacteria bacterium containing:
- a CDS encoding VWA domain-containing protein — translated: MRTAVYRKVALWCAVGAACALAACGTDANDIDISDVDLSSFQVSISVDGQGAPGAVRAGVTAIDENGDAVKLREDEIRIFESKDRKEWVEVEFTTQRRESAQIPISAAVAMDYSGSMSQEQQNDAEDAVVAFSEYLMTGDRMAIIKFANRVKIMQEFTDDKGVIEDAVKSNDLDGFQLGTAVWDAAKKGVDLAEDERAPKCVVVTSDGEDNMSDTKASELIDDAVKAGVPIFSLGFSENPDSDGLKYLYKVSEETGGLFWTFQNTGQMEGMYKSIADAFDDALVATWPSSFDGGTVYVKVEVDADAGEKSATSAYGF
- a CDS encoding histidine phosphatase family protein; its protein translation is MTEAPQETTLYLVRHGQTEANLREIICGRCESPLTPLGREQAAALGTELAPFHFDAAFTSTLSRAIDTAKAITDHHDGLVATQLPELCEQDYGDWEGEDYREVMRQNRDAFMKFRTDTMNAKAPDGETVAVFVDRVRRAIWDVMLPAHPGGSVLCVAHGGTLRMALCLLLDMDVSDHFYRFDVHNASLSVVKVGPVFGPRLVAMGLRPNGHWKW
- a CDS encoding type II toxin-antitoxin system HicB family antitoxin gives rise to the protein MRLRVILEPSDEGGFTVHVPALPGCVSEGDTEDDAMANIREAIELYLEDVPAEHSLTGKSVLVREIAV
- a CDS encoding type II toxin-antitoxin system HicA family toxin; this translates as MSKVPSLSYPVVLSALGRAGFSVVRQKGSHIRLERFTPDGVIKVTVPAHRPIKRSTLQHVIKASGLTLEEFLDLL
- a CDS encoding 6-phospho-beta-glucosidase, with translation MKIGIIGGGSTYTPELIEGLIGRAGAIGLAEVVLMDNDPERLAIVGEFAKRMVTHAAAPFRVVLTAKRAEALDGASFVLTQFRVGHQQARHQDELLGLRHSLIGQETTGIGGMAKALRTLPVIFDICDEMDRLAPGAWLLNFTNPSGLVTEGILNHTPVKRAIGLCNVPIDMKMTVAKFFGVDESEIDMEFVGLNHLGWIRRVAIKGEDITARVLEFLASDQGPANIPDVDYKPELIRALGAVPLYYNRYYYNTERVLAQLQAKPKTRAEEVIDIENKLLAKYADPKQVTKPPELDERGGAYYSKIAVQLIEAIANDTGDEMVVNTQNRGAIPDLPATSVVEITARIGKDGATPRHVAPLEPSVRALIQRAKAYEELTVEAAKTRSYDAALRAIFTNPLGPTADRAKPVLDDLLATNALDYR
- a CDS encoding alpha-galactosidase, which translates into the protein MIVGRFPNLGAVGIVALLGAFVCALAACEKESDFKEPWGLPAEPQRICPTTFTSGDDGTWSLVSDSCGSGIGAARVRVGYEYDGVAYFTGSDQYPEFNETENVDGGVTWSLAGHETAPDLEVTFTHEGERGALTVAVALRASDHAARVTSVEPMRLDGANGVRLPGLAGGLHFLHNGYDSWAYTAVERLSAADGDPRREGSLAVPAANDREWWDVRKGVGWWMAAGRVPTSNLGFVMGVLSAKVLKTYFVADVPDSTDDRVAFDVVMGTPGDILLIPAGTTRDLDPLYLQLTGDMPAALDDYGRAAAVVTPPLEWAGERPRGWATWYDLFTDVTPQDVLDHVDFLSQPEYQALGYNVVQIDDGYEQSFGDWDENEKFASIGMDGLAEAIRDAGLVAGIWIAPIVVNTQSELVADHPMWFLRDEHGELLLFSDPFIGEHAILDVTHPDAAEHLRSVIRRFTDAGYTYLKLDFLFPAAYEAVRSDPSVTSLEAYALACDIMRHAAGDDVFLLASGEPLLPSAGKFHAARTSDDIVLSTFDTTSYRMSGVIARYNSARFWTEHLFSPDADNLCVRPGMSVDEAFATAVSNLLGGQNLFLGDDLRALDPEREAMVLDGDLIGLADEPGPTLPLDLFDEAMDAPSYFLPQDWVVRNSRTPAVWVRGDVMAVVNFSSASLARRVLATDLGFDTADRVRLTNLETGETIEDQNAVGVSVPGRRAMLFRFERAP
- a CDS encoding alpha-galactosidase, producing the protein MENLSSRIRVEAGAAGVSLRGAGSMSAAITQASCGFEIAGKGRAKAPVIVARFPEVWDIDGGMELRALVPQQSGGAIRLRWRFRERGGGVSVTLVLTNDTATTIRLARLIPFSCDAAGGGSLEVGQIANWSFFRMGWQSWSATRSYRMFEAPARPRLTFLREMEENPANPTSGEPGEYVSEQMAMLADVTSHASVAIGFLGAKAGFGDIRLRIEPGGPRFAQLVASYHRDGVECEPGGVVESEPLWIAISQTPDLAARQWALESGTHLEARVPPSSPVGWCSWYHYFTKIDEVEMERNLRLVRDARKWIPFTLMQLDDGWQREVGDWLEVNDKFPSGIAPLMKQIDDAALTPGLWIAPFLARPGSKLFRRHRDWFIKDTRGRPRSAGWNPMWGGRVYALDPTHPDVQDWLVRVFRTIRREWGARFIKIDFCYAAALPGVRHDPRSTRASALRLGLETIREAVGDDTFILGCGCPLQTAVGIVDAMRIGCDVTPAWANRRLRRAARDENLLSSEHALRNVLTRSFLHGAWWVNDPDCLMIRREKSALTDDEVRAMASVYAISGGMLLVSDDMSLLEPDRIELASAAADLRTPGCRVPELMSSAFPETAVAELPFGYLMLVANWSDDPVHKRVNLAAFIPSFALAAARTATEVWSRQTLHIRGGEVDLGVLPPHAARLIFVDLPMAI
- a CDS encoding phosphatase PAP2 family protein; this translates as MTHTPAWDLSLFRLVNGRWTCAVMDWIAPAFQPSWVAVAPAVALAAWIWRKGGADGRRAVFAALAAVALADLFAAQILKPWIERPRPSIALDGVRLLVGKKSGFGFPSNHAANLAAAATAVALLARRFAWPLAALAVFVGYTRAYVGVHYPLDVLGGWCVGIVAGTIAAMAVDRVWKPRSAPTGRDESVP